A genome region from Manihot esculenta cultivar AM560-2 chromosome 5, M.esculenta_v8, whole genome shotgun sequence includes the following:
- the LOC110615226 gene encoding probable methyltransferase PMT2, with protein sequence MALKSNSADSRTRSSIQIFIVVGLCCFFYILGAWQRSGFGKADNLAMEITKNTGDCNLIPSLNFETHHGGEIATINDSESKLKEFKPCDAHYTDYTPCQDQRRAMTFPRENMNYRERHCPPEEEKLHCLIPAPKGYVTPFPWPKSRDYVPYANAPYKSLTVEKAIQNWVQYEGNVFRFPGGGTQFPQGADKYIDQLASVIPITNGTVRTALDTGCGVASWGAYLWSRNVIAMSFAPRDSHEAQVQFALERGVPAVIGVLGTIKMPYPSRAFDMAHCSRCLIPWGANDGMYLKEVDRVLRPGGYWVLSGPPINWKINYKAWQRSKNELQEEQRKIEDVAKLLCWDKKYEKGETAIWQKRVNAESCPGRQDDSKVTFCKAADPDDVWYKKMEGCITPYPDVSSQDEVAGGQLKAFPDRLFAVPPRVASGSIPGVSVETYQEDNNNWKKHVNSYRKINKLIDTGRYRNIMDMNAGMGGFASALSSSKFWVMNVVPTVAEKSTLGVIYERGLIGIYHDWCEAFSTYPRTYDLIHANGLFSLYKDKCNIEDILLEMDRILRPEGAVIFRDEVDVLVKVRKLVGGMRWSTKMVDHEDGPLVPEKILVAVKQYWVAGGNSTSSQ encoded by the exons ATGGCATTGAAATCTAATTCAGCTGATAGTAGAACTAGGAGTTCTATACAAATTTTTATTGTAGTTGGCCTCTGCTGTTTCTTCTATATACTGGGTGCATGGCAGAGGAGTGGATTTGGGAAGGCAGACAATCTTGCTATGGAGATCACCAAGAATACGGGAGACTGCAATTTAATCCCAAGTCTAAATTTTGAGACACATCATGGTGGTGAAATTGCGACTATCAATGATTCTGAATCAAAACTTAAGGAGTTTAAGCCTTGTGATGCCCATTACACCGACTACACACCCTGCCAAGATCAGAGACGTGCTATGACTTTCCCTAGGGAAAATATGAATTATCGAGAGAGGCATTGTCCTCCAGAGGAAGAGAAGCTACATTGCCTAATTCCGGCACCCAAGGGTTATGTTACTCCATTTCCATGGCCTAAGAGTCGTGACTATGTACCATATGCTAATGCACCATACAAGAGCTTGACAGTTGAGAAGGCTATTCAGAATTGGGTCCAATACGAGGGCAATGTATTTAGGTTTCCAGGAGGAGGAACACAGTTTCCACAAGGGGCAGATAAGTATATTGATCAGCTAGCTTCAGTAATACCAATTACTAACGGAACAGTCAGAACCGCCCTGGACACTGGTTGTGGG GTTGCCAGTTGGGGTGCATACCTTTGGAGTAGAAATGTTATTGCCATGTCATTTGCACCGAGAGACTCGCATGAAGCACAAGTTCAATTTGCTCTTGAAAGAGGTGTACCTGCTGTTATTGGTGTTCTTGGTACAATAaagatgccatacccatctaGAGCCTTTGACATGGCTCACTGCTCTCGATGTTTAATTCCGTGGGGAGCAAATG ATGGAATGTATCTGAAGGAAGTTGACCGAGTTCTTAGACCTGGTGGTTACTGGGTGCTTTCTGGACCTCCAATCAATTGGAAGATTAATTACAAAGCATGGCAACGTTCCAAGAATGAACTTCAGGAGGAACAGAGAAAGATTGAAGATGTTGCAAAGCTTCTTTGCTGGGACAAGAAGTATGAAAAGGGTGAAACGGCCATATGGCAAAAGAGAGTAAATGCTGAATCATGTCCTGGTAGACAAGATGATTCTAAAGTTACTTTCTGCAAAGCCGCAGACCCAGATGACGTGTG GTACAAGAAAATGGAGGGATGCATTACTCCATATCCTGATGTCAGTAGTCAAGATGAAGTTGCTGGTGGGCAATTGAAGGCATTTCCAGACAGGCTTTTTGCCGTCCCCCCAAGAGTTGCCAGTGGTTCTATTCCTGGAGTTTCTGTTGAGACATATCAGGAGGACAATAATAACTGGAAAAAGCATGTAAACTCTTATAGGAAAATCAATAAGCTTATTGACACTGGAAGGTATCGCAACATTATGGATATGAATGCTGGAATGGGAGgatttgcttctgcactttcgtCTTCCAAATTCTGGGTTATGAATGTTGTGCCTACTGTAGCTGAAAAAAGTACATTGGGTGTCATATATGAGAGGGGATTGATAGGAATATATCATGACTG GTGTGAAGCTTTCTCCACATACCCAAGGACATATGATCTTATTCATGCCAATGGACTTTTCAGTTTGTACAAGGACAA ATGTAACATAGAGGACATTCTTCTTGAGATGGATCGAATTTTGCGACCAGAAGGTGCAGTTATATTCCGTGATGAAGTTGATGTGCTTGTTAAGGTGCGGAAGCTAGTTGGTGGAATGAGATGGAGCACCAAAATGGTTGACCATGAAGATGGTCCTCTGGTTCCTGAGAAGATATTAGTTGCAGTGAAGCAGTACTGGGTTGCCGGCGGCAACTCCACATCCTCACAGTGA